In Phycodurus eques isolate BA_2022a chromosome 10, UOR_Pequ_1.1, whole genome shotgun sequence, a genomic segment contains:
- the ccdc66 gene encoding LOW QUALITY PROTEIN: coiled-coil domain-containing protein 66 (The sequence of the model RefSeq protein was modified relative to this genomic sequence to represent the inferred CDS: deleted 1 base in 1 codon), translating to MYLGDGLLFEIQNGKPKLIVLDHSVERNLVTNSLRTRPACLVSSGQPSCAQDVRAQRRAGRRPTGRRPGAPGGAETQAAESAASFGSGGAADTMRGGQAASKTRERRTKAAPEEKSERQKSSSSSVNGAAAQSAKSWATASDVKSEPTDPLDAEEPRDAAARSSGERPAGHDRRVTEERGASGQHVHRTVEEEAGGETEEGREGPDQTTTNNRNSPPKDNGSHGGVFGQLEQRNVDGASVEAKKAQWRQQLDEQVALQRQRCSTSVRPQTEQEPGSERSVHPPGRHREQPAAIRSSLRLGAVTPMEETLASQRREEQKRLWLEDLDRQREETSRRRMREKMLLSQKDDHELWAAHFDSLQRKAPAGTRAPPANPSLTWDASGRREAVSAGQVGVDPGGGRYPAKSSYHRSMTALLDPVQVEERERRRLKQLEQQRDIRAQVEEQRRHKRQEDATRRAEDREEESRVAQERDMLLGRFRREQRKQEQPKKLDDDDDVDGGVKEAVDVHVSRPTAAEKRDTAVQTDAPPTQAPSNCKNRAGKEDVQKVLAVEGGAAYEAFAGTEEKRRPEWNTRRPSRRFVPASERYPSPLQRSRRESRLKRQEEILGLQDRNCPPANRHQRRGRETRIVASRPRSDDAQSSSVSASAERGRSPLIPQPSLQFIPYIRTADVFHLDPTETEDTPTPHLHTAAPSCAPPPDASCSSSSSPADLLILRSTQRQQEILRGLAQLRQGLLEKQRELECDLRRQDDKRPSPAKC from the exons ATGTACCTCGG AGACGGGCTGCTGTTTGAAATTCAAAATGGAAAACCCAAGTTGATTGTGCTTGACCACA GTGTCGAGAGGAATCTTGTCACG AATTCCCTCAGGACTCGCCCGGCCTGCCTCGTGAGCTCCGGGCAGCCGTCCTGTGCGCAGGACGTGCGGGCGCAGCGTCGGGCGGGGCGGCGCCCGACGGGGCGGCGCCCGGGGGCTCCCGGAGGGGCCGAGACACAGGCGGCAGAGAGCGCAGCCTCCTTTGGGTCCGGCGGGGCGGCGGACACAATGCGAGGCGGTCAGGCGGCCTCCAAAACGCGGGAGCGTCGTACCAAAGCTGCACCCGAG GAGAAGTCCGAGCGCCAGAAAAGCAGCTCCTCCTCCGTCAACGGGGCAGCTGCACAGTCTGCAAAAAGTTGGGCTACCGCGTCCGACGTGAAGTCGGAGCCGACGGACCCGCTCGACGCTGAAGAACCGAGAGACGCGGCGGCGCGATCGAGCGGCGAGCGGCCCGCCGGCCACGACCGTCGCGTAACAGAGGAGCGCGGCGCGTCCGGTCAACACG TACATCGCACAGTCGAGGAAGAAGCGGGAGGAGAGACGGAGGAGGGCAGAGAAGGTCCGGATCAAACGACAACAAACAACAGAAATTCCCCTCCTAAAGACAACGG GTCTCACGGCGGTGTTTTCGGCCAGCTGGAGCAGCGCAACGTTGACGGCGCATCGGTGGAAGCGAAGAAGGCTCAGTGGAGGCAACAACTAg ATGAGCAGGTGGCCCTGCAGCGGCAGCGTTGTTCAACCTCAGTCCGACCACAG acagagCAGGAACCAGGAAGTGAGCGCTCAGTTCATCCGCCGGGCCGCCACAGAGAGCAGCCGGCGGCCATCAGGTCCAGCCTCAGGCTcggg gcGGTGACTCCGATGGAGGAGACTTTGGCGTCGCAGAGGCGAGAAGAGCAGAAGCGGCTTTGGCTGGAGGATCTGGACCGACAGAGGGAAGAGACGAGCCGACGCAGGATGCGCGAGAAGATGCTGCTCAGTCAG AAAGACGATCACGAGCTGTGGGCGGCACACTTTGACTCCCTCCAGCGCAAAGCTCCCGCTGGGACTCGAGCCCCGCCGGCCAACCCGTCCCTGACGTGGGACGCTTCCGGCCGCCGCGAAGCGGTCAGCGCGGGCCAAGTCGGCGTGGACCCCGGCGGCGGCAGATACCCCGCCAAGAGCAG CTATCATCGGAGCATGACGGCCCTGCTGGACCCGGTCCAGGTGGAGGAGCGCGAGAGGAGGCGGCTCAAGCAGCTGGAGCAGCAG AGGGACATCCGGGCTCAGGTGGAGGAGCAGAGGCGACACAAGCGCCAAGAAGAT GCCACGAGGAGGGCGGAGGACCGAGAGGAGGAGAGTCGCGTCGCGCAGGAGAGGGACATGCTGCTCGGGAGATTCCGGCGGGAGCAGCGCAAG caggAGCAGCCGAAGAagcttgatgatgatgatgatgttgatggaGGAGTGAAGGAAGCAGTGGATGTGCATG TGTCACGTCCAACTGCGGCGGAGAAGAGAGACACAGCTGTGCAGACTG ACGCACCCCCCACTCAAGCGCCTTCGAACTGCAAGAACAGAGCAGGCAAGGAGGACGTGCAGAAGGTGCTCGCGGTCGAAGGAGGCGCCGCCTACGAGGCCTTCGCCGGGACGGAGGAGAAGAGGAGGCCTGAGTGGAACACGCGCAG GCCCAGTCGGCGCTTCGTCCCCGCGTCTGAGCGTTACCCGTCCCCGCTGCAGAGGAGCCGACGGGAGAGCCGACTCAAGAGGCAGGAGGAGATCCTCGGTCTGCAGGACAGAAACTGCCCGCCCGCAAACCGACATCAGCGGCGCGGGCGGGAGACGCGGATCGTCGCAAGTCGGCCTCGAAGCGACGAC GCGCAGTCTAGCAGTGTGAGCGCGTCTGCGGAAAG GGGGCGCTCACCTCTCATCCCGCAaccctccctccagttcatCCCTTACATCCGCACCGCTGACGTCTTCCATCTGGACCCCACCGAAACCGAAGACACGCCCACTCCTCACCTGCACACag CAGCCCCGAGCTGCGCGCCTCCTCCTGACGCCTcctgctcgtcgtcgtcctccCCTGCCGATCTCCTCATTCTGCGCAGCACACAGCGACAGCAGGAGATCCTCAGAGGCCTGGCGCAGCTACGACAG GGTTTGCTTGagaagcagagggagctggagtgTGACCTGCGACGTCAAGACGACAAGCGTCCGTCGCCCGCCAAATGTTAA
- the ip6k1 gene encoding inositol hexakisphosphate kinase 1 isoform X1: MCLPHTNNMDSKLQGAGPGGGASLRSRGGGVPLEPFMHQVGGHTSMMRYDDHTVCKPLISREQRFYESLPPEMKEFTPEYKGVVSVCFEGDSDGYINLVAYPYGESHNAEAGAGEHEEREPAEREQPRRKHSRRSLHRSSSSSEHKDERGERRDAHDAEPAENNPAELKSPKSEQKIHPDLPFQMLDWNSGLSSEKIGHNPWSLRCHKQQLSRMRSESKDRKLFKFLLLENVVHHFSYPCILDLKMGTRQHGDDASEEKAARQMKKCEQSTSATLGVRLCGMQVYQLNTGHYLCRNKYYGRGLSAEGFGQALQQYMHNGRGLRRDLFEPVLHKLRSLKAVLERQASYRFYSSSLLIIYEGKKPESPAGLNSGQLVSRQKTPGAPEESHCGNPGPLALPPPAPTAGDTPGADDPPSHPDSSSCPAPALSPLPPPPSAPSPQRKQQPPLVDVRMIDFAHSTFKGFRGDTAIHEGPDRGYVLGLESLIRILEGLRAESLQ, translated from the exons ATGTGCCTCCCGCACACCAACAACATGGACAGCAAGCTACAGGGGGCGGGGCCAGGGGGTGGCGCATCACTTCGATCCCGAGGTGGAGGCGTTCCACTCGAGCCCTTCATGCACCAG gTGGGGGGTCACACCAGCATGATGCGCTACGACGACCACACGGTTTGCAAGCCTCTGATCAGCAGGGAGCAGCGCTTTTATGAATCTCTGCCTCCGGAGATGAAGGAGTTCACCCCCGAGTACAAAG GCGTGGTGTCGGTGTGCTTCGAGGGCGACTCTGACGGCTACATCAACCTGGTGGCCTACCCGTACGGCGAGAGCCACAACGCCGAGGCGGGAGCCGGCGAGCACGAGGAGCGCGAGCCGGCCGAGCGGGAGCAGCCGCGGCGGAAGCACTCCCGCCGCAGCCTCCACcgctcctcctcgtcctccgaGCACAAGGACGAACGCGGCGAGCGGCGGGACGCGCACGACGCGGAACCCGCTGAGAA TAACCCGGCCGAGCTGAAGAGTCCGAAGTCGGAGCAGAAGATCCACCCGGACCTGCCCTTCCAGATGCTGGACTGGAACAGCGGGCTGAGCTCGGAGAAGATCGGCCACAACCCCTGGAGCCTCCGCTGCCACAAGCAGCAGCTCAGCCGCATGCGCTCCGAGTCCAAAGACCGCAAGCTCTTCA AGTTCCTGTTGCTGGAGAACGTGGTCCACCACTTCTCCTACCCGTGCATCCTCGACCTGAAGATGGGCACCCGGCAGCACGGCGACGACGCCTCCGAGGAGAAGGCGGCCAGGCAGATGAAGAAGTGCGAGCAGAGCACCTCGGCGACGCTGGGGGTGCGCCTGTGCGGCATGCAG GTTTACCAGCTGAACACGGGCCACTACCTCTGCCGGAACAAGTACTACGGGCGCGGCCTGTCCGCCGAGGGATTCGGCCAGGCCCTGCAGCAGTACATGCACAACGGGCGGGGCCTGAGGCGGGACCTCTTCGAGCCCGTCCTCCACAAGCTGCGCAGCCTCAAGGCGGTGCTGGAGCGCCAGGCGTCCTACCGCTTCTACTCGTCCTCGCTGCTCATCATCTACGAGGGAAAG AAACCCGAGTCTCCTGCTGGTTTGAACTCTGGGCAGCTTGTCAGCAGGCAGAAGACTCCCGGGGCCCCCGAGGAGTCCCACTGCGGTAATCCCGGACCCCTCGCGCTACCACCGCCTGCACCTACGGCAGGCGACACCCCCGGCGCCGACGACCCTCCGTCCCATCCGGACTCCTCTTCCTGCCCTGCGCCCGCCTTGTCCCCCCTGCCTCCGCCCCCCTCCGCCCCCTCGCCCCAGCGGAAGCAGCAGCCCCCCCTGGTGGACGTTCGCATGATCGACTTCGCCCACTCCACCTTCAAGGGTTTCCGTGGCGACACGGCGATCCACGAAGGGCCCGACCGAGGCTACGTGCTGGGCCTGGAGAGCCTGATCAGGATCCTAGAAGGTCTGCGGGCCGAAAGCCTGCAGTGA
- the ip6k1 gene encoding inositol hexakisphosphate kinase 1 isoform X2, translated as MMRYDDHTVCKPLISREQRFYESLPPEMKEFTPEYKGVVSVCFEGDSDGYINLVAYPYGESHNAEAGAGEHEEREPAEREQPRRKHSRRSLHRSSSSSEHKDERGERRDAHDAEPAENNPAELKSPKSEQKIHPDLPFQMLDWNSGLSSEKIGHNPWSLRCHKQQLSRMRSESKDRKLFKFLLLENVVHHFSYPCILDLKMGTRQHGDDASEEKAARQMKKCEQSTSATLGVRLCGMQVYQLNTGHYLCRNKYYGRGLSAEGFGQALQQYMHNGRGLRRDLFEPVLHKLRSLKAVLERQASYRFYSSSLLIIYEGKKPESPAGLNSGQLVSRQKTPGAPEESHCGNPGPLALPPPAPTAGDTPGADDPPSHPDSSSCPAPALSPLPPPPSAPSPQRKQQPPLVDVRMIDFAHSTFKGFRGDTAIHEGPDRGYVLGLESLIRILEGLRAESLQ; from the exons ATGATGCGCTACGACGACCACACGGTTTGCAAGCCTCTGATCAGCAGGGAGCAGCGCTTTTATGAATCTCTGCCTCCGGAGATGAAGGAGTTCACCCCCGAGTACAAAG GCGTGGTGTCGGTGTGCTTCGAGGGCGACTCTGACGGCTACATCAACCTGGTGGCCTACCCGTACGGCGAGAGCCACAACGCCGAGGCGGGAGCCGGCGAGCACGAGGAGCGCGAGCCGGCCGAGCGGGAGCAGCCGCGGCGGAAGCACTCCCGCCGCAGCCTCCACcgctcctcctcgtcctccgaGCACAAGGACGAACGCGGCGAGCGGCGGGACGCGCACGACGCGGAACCCGCTGAGAA TAACCCGGCCGAGCTGAAGAGTCCGAAGTCGGAGCAGAAGATCCACCCGGACCTGCCCTTCCAGATGCTGGACTGGAACAGCGGGCTGAGCTCGGAGAAGATCGGCCACAACCCCTGGAGCCTCCGCTGCCACAAGCAGCAGCTCAGCCGCATGCGCTCCGAGTCCAAAGACCGCAAGCTCTTCA AGTTCCTGTTGCTGGAGAACGTGGTCCACCACTTCTCCTACCCGTGCATCCTCGACCTGAAGATGGGCACCCGGCAGCACGGCGACGACGCCTCCGAGGAGAAGGCGGCCAGGCAGATGAAGAAGTGCGAGCAGAGCACCTCGGCGACGCTGGGGGTGCGCCTGTGCGGCATGCAG GTTTACCAGCTGAACACGGGCCACTACCTCTGCCGGAACAAGTACTACGGGCGCGGCCTGTCCGCCGAGGGATTCGGCCAGGCCCTGCAGCAGTACATGCACAACGGGCGGGGCCTGAGGCGGGACCTCTTCGAGCCCGTCCTCCACAAGCTGCGCAGCCTCAAGGCGGTGCTGGAGCGCCAGGCGTCCTACCGCTTCTACTCGTCCTCGCTGCTCATCATCTACGAGGGAAAG AAACCCGAGTCTCCTGCTGGTTTGAACTCTGGGCAGCTTGTCAGCAGGCAGAAGACTCCCGGGGCCCCCGAGGAGTCCCACTGCGGTAATCCCGGACCCCTCGCGCTACCACCGCCTGCACCTACGGCAGGCGACACCCCCGGCGCCGACGACCCTCCGTCCCATCCGGACTCCTCTTCCTGCCCTGCGCCCGCCTTGTCCCCCCTGCCTCCGCCCCCCTCCGCCCCCTCGCCCCAGCGGAAGCAGCAGCCCCCCCTGGTGGACGTTCGCATGATCGACTTCGCCCACTCCACCTTCAAGGGTTTCCGTGGCGACACGGCGATCCACGAAGGGCCCGACCGAGGCTACGTGCTGGGCCTGGAGAGCCTGATCAGGATCCTAGAAGGTCTGCGGGCCGAAAGCCTGCAGTGA
- the LOC133408374 gene encoding dynein axonemal heavy chain 12-like isoform X1: MATVSLSMEFEGLVMKDEEVEDEDDAAVQYMIQQSLLDANKHKQVGTSATTTHSSEGADGVSIFTAIRQGREKPAEDLSVNHKEVFFQTDGRGGTALHEASAQSNRTTLELTYAATGDEALERRTARGETPLFLAVERGLLDNADFLVRCGARPDAQNRDQDSPLLVGGFLYSSRVFKKRILKGGKLNFCDGGGAWRHLRRGAAVDRAGRHDRRPLREASPGDGAAPDARGRFGLTPLALAAQAGHLEVAEVLLGEAVGPSEYSIVDAAAGADALSQAQDEASVLYESCVGGHLPVHRAAHRGHLRALTLLIPVTSTEDIYNSGMSPLHCAAAGGHAHCIQALLEAGFDPNYMPHPSVRRGYDDERKSALFFAVSNNDLPSVRLLLEAGAMTNQDPVKCLQVALRFGNYELIRTLLRYGANVNFYSRINTTHFPSALQYALNDEVVVRMLCNYGYHVERCFDCPYGNGSHVPEDYEGWTNTVIKDTMFCEVITVSWLKPLSGHVVRVLLDYVDHVTLCSKLKAAVMEQQQWGDICRLQENARCLQHLCRLRIRSCLGRLRLRSPIFMSFLPLPPPLKDYVLYREYDLHGQLKNAHT, from the exons ATGGCGACTGTGTCTCTTAGCATGGAATTCGAAGGATTAGTGATGAAGGATGAGGAGGTGGAGGATGAAGACGACGCAGCCGTGCAGTATATGATCCAACAAAGCCTGTTGGACGCCAACAAACACAAGCAAGTCGGCACAAGTGCCACAACAACACACAG CTCTGAGGGCGCAGACGGTGTCTCCATTTTCACCGCAATAAGGCAAG GCCGTGAGAAGCCGGCGGAGGATCTGAGCGTCAACCACAAAGAGGTTTTCTTCCAAACGGACGGCCGAGGAGGGACGGCCCTCCACGAGGCTTCGGCCCAGAGCAACCGAACCACGCTGGAGCTCACTTACGCAG CTACGGGCGACGAGGCCCTGGAGCGTCGGACGGCGCGAGGCGAAACGCCGCTCTTTCTGGCCGTGGAGCGAGGCCTCCTGGACAACGCCGACTTCCTGGTTAGATGCGGCGCCCGGCCCGACGCGCAGAACCGGGACCAGGACTCGCCGCTGCTCGTAGGTGGGTTTTTGTACTCCTCTAGAGTGTTCAAAAAAAGAATCCTAAAAGGTGGAAAACTCAATTTCTGCGACGGCGGCGGTGCGTGGCGGCACCTTCGGAGGGGGGCGGCCGTCGACCGGGCGGGCCGCCACGACCGGCGGCCGCTCCGCGAGGCCTCGCCGGGGGACGGGGCGGCGCCCGACGCCCGCGGGCGCTTCGGACTCACGCCGCTGGCTCTGGCCGCGCAGGCGGGACACCTGGAGGTGGCCGAGGTCCTCCTCGGGGAAG CAGTCGGACCGAGCGAGTATTCGATTGTCGATGCCGCGGCAGGAGCGGACGCGCTGTCGCAGGCTCAGGACGAGGCGTCCGTGCTGTACGAGTCGTGCGTCGGCGGGCACCTGCCCGTACACCGCGCCGCCCACAGGGGGCACCTGCG AGCCCTGACGCTGCTGATTCCAGTCACTTCCACGGAAGACATTTACAACAGCGGAATGAGTCCATTACATTGCGCGGCTGCCGGGGGACACGCACACTGCATCCAG GCGCTGCTGGAGGCGGGTTTCGACCCCAACTACATGCCGCACCCGAGCGTGCGTCGCGGCTACGACGACGAGAGGAAGTCGGCGCTCTTCTTCGCCGTGTCCAACAACGACCTGCCGTCGGTGCGCCTCCTGCTGGAGGCCGGCGCCATGACCAACCAGGACCCCGTCAAGTGTCTGCAG GTGGCTCTGCGTTTCGGCAACTACGAGTTGATCCGAACGTTGCTGCGATACGGCGCCAACGTCAACTTTTACTCCAGAATCAACACCACGCATTTCCCATCGGCCCTGCAGTACGCGCTCAACGACGAG gtGGTTGTGAGGATGCTGTGTAACTACGGTTACCACGTGGAGCGTTGTTTCGACTGTCCCTATGGCAACGGATCGCACGTTCCCGAGGATTATGAAGGCTGGACCAACACTGTCATCAAAGACACCATG TTCTGCGAGGTGATCACGGTGTCGTGGCTCAAGCCCCTGTCTGGTCACGTGGTCCGGGTTCTGCTGGACTACGTGGATCACGTGACCCTGTGCAGCAAACTCAAGGCGGCAGTCATGGAGCAGCAGCAGTGGGGCGACATCTGCAGGCTGCAAG AAAACGCCCGCTGCCTGCAGCATCTGTGCCGCCTGCGCATCCGCAGCTGCCTGGGCCGCCTGCGCCTGCGCTCGCCCATCTTCATGAGCTTCCtgccgctgccgccgccgctCAAGGACTACGTCCTGTACCGCGAGTACGACCTGCACGGACAACTGAAGAATGCGCACACGTGA
- the LOC133408374 gene encoding dynein axonemal heavy chain 12-like isoform X2, protein MATVSLSMEFEGLVMKDEEVEDEDDAAVQYMIQQSLLDANKHKQVGTSATTTHSSEGADGVSIFTAIRQGREKPAEDLSVNHKEVFFQTDGRGGTALHEASAQSNRTTLELTYAATGDEALERRTARGETPLFLAVERGLLDNADFLVRCGARPDAQNRDQDSPLLVGGFLYSSRVFKKRILKGGKLNFCDGGGAWRHLRRGAAVDRAGRHDRRPLREASPGDGAAPDARGRFGLTPLALAAQAGHLEVAEVLLGEGADALSQAQDEASVLYESCVGGHLPVHRAAHRGHLRALTLLIPVTSTEDIYNSGMSPLHCAAAGGHAHCIQALLEAGFDPNYMPHPSVRRGYDDERKSALFFAVSNNDLPSVRLLLEAGAMTNQDPVKCLQVALRFGNYELIRTLLRYGANVNFYSRINTTHFPSALQYALNDEVVVRMLCNYGYHVERCFDCPYGNGSHVPEDYEGWTNTVIKDTMFCEVITVSWLKPLSGHVVRVLLDYVDHVTLCSKLKAAVMEQQQWGDICRLQENARCLQHLCRLRIRSCLGRLRLRSPIFMSFLPLPPPLKDYVLYREYDLHGQLKNAHT, encoded by the exons ATGGCGACTGTGTCTCTTAGCATGGAATTCGAAGGATTAGTGATGAAGGATGAGGAGGTGGAGGATGAAGACGACGCAGCCGTGCAGTATATGATCCAACAAAGCCTGTTGGACGCCAACAAACACAAGCAAGTCGGCACAAGTGCCACAACAACACACAG CTCTGAGGGCGCAGACGGTGTCTCCATTTTCACCGCAATAAGGCAAG GCCGTGAGAAGCCGGCGGAGGATCTGAGCGTCAACCACAAAGAGGTTTTCTTCCAAACGGACGGCCGAGGAGGGACGGCCCTCCACGAGGCTTCGGCCCAGAGCAACCGAACCACGCTGGAGCTCACTTACGCAG CTACGGGCGACGAGGCCCTGGAGCGTCGGACGGCGCGAGGCGAAACGCCGCTCTTTCTGGCCGTGGAGCGAGGCCTCCTGGACAACGCCGACTTCCTGGTTAGATGCGGCGCCCGGCCCGACGCGCAGAACCGGGACCAGGACTCGCCGCTGCTCGTAGGTGGGTTTTTGTACTCCTCTAGAGTGTTCAAAAAAAGAATCCTAAAAGGTGGAAAACTCAATTTCTGCGACGGCGGCGGTGCGTGGCGGCACCTTCGGAGGGGGGCGGCCGTCGACCGGGCGGGCCGCCACGACCGGCGGCCGCTCCGCGAGGCCTCGCCGGGGGACGGGGCGGCGCCCGACGCCCGCGGGCGCTTCGGACTCACGCCGCTGGCTCTGGCCGCGCAGGCGGGACACCTGGAGGTGGCCGAGGTCCTCCTCGGGGAAG GAGCGGACGCGCTGTCGCAGGCTCAGGACGAGGCGTCCGTGCTGTACGAGTCGTGCGTCGGCGGGCACCTGCCCGTACACCGCGCCGCCCACAGGGGGCACCTGCG AGCCCTGACGCTGCTGATTCCAGTCACTTCCACGGAAGACATTTACAACAGCGGAATGAGTCCATTACATTGCGCGGCTGCCGGGGGACACGCACACTGCATCCAG GCGCTGCTGGAGGCGGGTTTCGACCCCAACTACATGCCGCACCCGAGCGTGCGTCGCGGCTACGACGACGAGAGGAAGTCGGCGCTCTTCTTCGCCGTGTCCAACAACGACCTGCCGTCGGTGCGCCTCCTGCTGGAGGCCGGCGCCATGACCAACCAGGACCCCGTCAAGTGTCTGCAG GTGGCTCTGCGTTTCGGCAACTACGAGTTGATCCGAACGTTGCTGCGATACGGCGCCAACGTCAACTTTTACTCCAGAATCAACACCACGCATTTCCCATCGGCCCTGCAGTACGCGCTCAACGACGAG gtGGTTGTGAGGATGCTGTGTAACTACGGTTACCACGTGGAGCGTTGTTTCGACTGTCCCTATGGCAACGGATCGCACGTTCCCGAGGATTATGAAGGCTGGACCAACACTGTCATCAAAGACACCATG TTCTGCGAGGTGATCACGGTGTCGTGGCTCAAGCCCCTGTCTGGTCACGTGGTCCGGGTTCTGCTGGACTACGTGGATCACGTGACCCTGTGCAGCAAACTCAAGGCGGCAGTCATGGAGCAGCAGCAGTGGGGCGACATCTGCAGGCTGCAAG AAAACGCCCGCTGCCTGCAGCATCTGTGCCGCCTGCGCATCCGCAGCTGCCTGGGCCGCCTGCGCCTGCGCTCGCCCATCTTCATGAGCTTCCtgccgctgccgccgccgctCAAGGACTACGTCCTGTACCGCGAGTACGACCTGCACGGACAACTGAAGAATGCGCACACGTGA
- the rps23 gene encoding 40S ribosomal protein S23 produces the protein MGKCRGLRTARKLRNHRREQKWHDKQYKKAHLGTALKANPFGGASHAKGIVLEKVGVEAKQPNSAIRKCVRVQLIKNGKKITAFVPNDGCLNFIEENDEVLVAGFGRKGHAVGDIPGVRFKVVKVANVSLLALYKGKKERPRS, from the exons ATGG GAAAGTGTCGTGGTCTGCGCACAGCCAGGAAGCTCCGCAATCACCGCCGTGAGCAGAAATGGCACGACAAGCAGTACAAGAAGGCCCACCTGGGCACCGCCCTCAAGGCCAACCCCTTCGGGGGGGCTTCTCACGCCAAAGGCATCGTGCTCGAGAAAGT CGGTGTGGAGGCTAAGCAGCCCAACTCGGCCATCAGGAAGTGCGTGAGGGTCCAGCTCATCAAGAACGGCAAGAAGATCACCGCCTTTGTCCCCAACGACGGCTGCCTCAACTTCATCGAG GAGAACGACGAGGTCCTGGTGGCAGGTTTCGGTCGTAAGGGACACGCCGTGGGAGACATCCCCGGAGTTCGCTTCAAGGTAGTCAAAGTGGCCAACGTATCTCTACTGGCGCTCTACAAAGGCAAGAAGGAGAGACCCAGGTCATAA